The segment GTCGGTCTGGGTGCTCACGGCCGATAAACCCGGCCACACGACCCAGGCGCTCGGCTTGGCCGACGCGCTCGGCTGGCCGTATGAGGAGAAACGGCTGGCTTTCACCGGGGCGGCCACGCTCCATAAGCGCCTGTTTGGCGTGCGCGGGGCAAGCCGTATCGGTCTTGACCGTGCCCGCTCGGACCGGCTGGCCGCGCCGTGGCCGGATATCGTGATCAGCGCCGGCTGGCGGCCGACGCGGGTGGCGCGCTGGATTCGGGACCGCAGCCAGGGCAAGACCCGGCTGGTGCTGCTCGGCCGCAAAGGCGCTCACCTCACCGACCGGTCGGATATTGCGGTCAGCTGTGGTCACTTCCGTCAGCCCCCCCACCCCCGACGGATTGAAACCCTGGCGCCCCTGAGCCGTGTCACCCAACAGCGCCTGGAGGCGGCCGCTGCGGCATGGTGCGAGATGCTGGAATCCGCCCCCCATCCTCGCGTTGCCGTGCTCGTCGGCGGGGCAACCGCCCGTTATCGTTTTGACCCGGACACAGCCCAACAGCTGGGACAGGCGATCCGCGCCTGGGCCCGCGAGGTCGGGGCGAGTCTGTTTGTCACCACCAGCCGGCGGACTGGGACGCAATCCTGCCAGGCCCTGCAACACGCCCTCGGCCCTGTCCAGCATCTGCACGTGTGGCAGGCCGGACAGTCGGCAAACCCGTATCTCGCCTATCTCAGCTTAGCCGATGTGTTGGTGGTCACCGGCGAGAGCGAGTCCATGCTGGCCGAAGCTGCGGCTACCGACAAGCCGCTGTATATCTACCCGCTGCCCGAACGCCCGGCCGCGCTCGGCGTGCGGCTCAAGGAATGGCTGGTCCGGCGCGCCCAACAGCCGCGTCGCAACACACGCGGCACGGTGCGTCCCCAGCGCGGCCTGGCCTATGTGTGCGGCAGGCTCATCGAGCGCGGCACGCTTCAGCCCCGCCGGGATGTGAACGCCCTCCACCGGGCGCTGGTCGAACACGACTTTGCCCATTTTTTTGGTGAGCCGCTGAGCCTGGCCGCCCGCCCGCAGCTGCAAGAGTTTGACACGGTCGCCGAGCAGGTTCGGCGTCTCTTGAAAGGCGAACGATGATAACCGATCATCGAGGAAGAGAGCAGCGTTCGCCTTTGAAAGAGGAACGATGGTGACCGATCATGCAAGAAGAGAGCAGCGTTCGGAAATATCATGACTATCCCGCTTGTTTTTCTGCGCCACGGCCAGAGCGTGTGGAATCAGCAGCGCCGTTTTACCGGCTGGGCCGATGTCAGGCTCAGCCCCGCCGGCCGCACAGAATCCGAAACTGCGGGTCGGCTGCTCAAACGGGCCAACTACCGCTTTGACGTGTGCTTTACCTCCGTGCTCCAGCGCGCCCGGCAAACCCTGGACATCGTCCTCGACAGCCTGGGACAGTCGCGGCTGCCGGTTCATACCAGCTGGCGCTTGAACGAACGCCACTACGGCGCGCTCGAGGGCCTCAGCCGCGTCGATGCGGCCGAGCAATACAGCCCTCGGCAGGTCACGCTGTGGCAGCAGCATTTTGACATCTGCCCGCCGCCGCTTGATCCCGGGGACCGTCGTTTTCCCGGCCACGATCCGCGCTACCGTCGGTTGGCTGCGGCTGACCTGCCACGCACAGAGAGCCTCAAAGACGTCCGAGCCCGTGTGCTGCCGTACTGGCAAGACACCATCCTGCCCTGCCTCAAGGCCGGCCAGCGCGTCCTGGTCGTGGCCCACGGCAACAGCCTGCGGGCGCTCATGACCTATCTCGACAGCGTCCCGGAGGCGACGATTCCAAAAATCAAAAGACCCCTGACCGGCGAGCCCTTGGTGTACGAGTTTGGCCCTAGTGGCCAACCGCTCAGTCGCTTTTACCTCAGACGCTCCCCCAAACTGCACCGCTGGGTGCGCTCGGCTTTTGGTTCCACACCGTCTCCCACCCCGGACTAGGCTCGGCCATGGCGTACCTTGATTTTGATCGGCTCGACGCCCTCGACCCACACACCTTTCAGGCCCAACACCCCTATCCGTGGGTCAATCCGCACGGCCTGCTCACCCCGACCGGCTATCAGCGCTTGGTCGAGAGTCTGCCCGCAGTGTCGCAATTCACCCGTCTATTTGGCGTTCAACGCGCCCACGGTCAGCACAGGCACGACCGCTATGGGCTGGAATACAGTCCCGGCCTCCAACTCGCACCGGCCTGGCAGGACTTCATCGACGAGTTGGCCGGCAGCACCTACCGACGCTTTATCTGCCGCATGTTTGGCGTGCGGGCCGTTGATCTGCGCTTTCACTGGCACTACACGCCCCGGGGCTGCTCGGTCTCCCCCCACTGTGACGCCAAACAC is part of the Desulfurellaceae bacterium genome and harbors:
- a CDS encoding mitochondrial fission ELM1 family protein; amino-acid sequence: MKLSKTLRSLSRLVPLLTDRRVPCVPEPIRLDVRPGARPSPKPPVCLFVGTEPAQHRAERVFLWSIEQVRDPGRVYDIYLMTDLAGFDRRGWLTGFTNYRFAIPHFAASLGMRRAIYNDVDQVYLADPGELFDTDLGSHGFVSIGPRDTSVMLLDCERMATVWSLQDAQHTRRKTLEASAAAEWGVLDPAWNARDEEYRPGDSKVLHYTTIHAQPWQPFPERYAYQRNPVAHVWFGLERAADQAAYRMSAACPEPDAPPSVWVLTADKPGHTTQALGLADALGWPYEEKRLAFTGAATLHKRLFGVRGASRIGLDRARSDRLAAPWPDIVISAGWRPTRVARWIRDRSQGKTRLVLLGRKGAHLTDRSDIAVSCGHFRQPPHPRRIETLAPLSRVTQQRLEAAAAAWCEMLESAPHPRVAVLVGGATARYRFDPDTAQQLGQAIRAWAREVGASLFVTTSRRTGTQSCQALQHALGPVQHLHVWQAGQSANPYLAYLSLADVLVVTGESESMLAEAAATDKPLYIYPLPERPAALGVRLKEWLVRRAQQPRRNTRGTVRPQRGLAYVCGRLIERGTLQPRRDVNALHRALVEHDFAHFFGEPLSLAARPQLQEFDTVAEQVRRLLKGER
- a CDS encoding 2,3-bisphosphoglycerate-dependent phosphoglycerate mutase, which translates into the protein MTIPLVFLRHGQSVWNQQRRFTGWADVRLSPAGRTESETAGRLLKRANYRFDVCFTSVLQRARQTLDIVLDSLGQSRLPVHTSWRLNERHYGALEGLSRVDAAEQYSPRQVTLWQQHFDICPPPLDPGDRRFPGHDPRYRRLAAADLPRTESLKDVRARVLPYWQDTILPCLKAGQRVLVVAHGNSLRALMTYLDSVPEATIPKIKRPLTGEPLVYEFGPSGQPLSRFYLRRSPKLHRWVRSAFGSTPSPTPD